The Sebastes umbrosus isolate fSebUmb1 chromosome 23, fSebUmb1.pri, whole genome shotgun sequence genome contains a region encoding:
- the kmt2e gene encoding inactive histone-lysine N-methyltransferase 2E isoform X3, whose product MSIVIPVGVDTADTSYLDMAAGSDRPESVEASPVVVEKSSYPHQIYSSSSHHSHSYIGLPYADHNYGARPPPTPPASPPPSMLIRQGEGGLFVPGGQDEASRGTTLSTSEDGSYGADITRCICGFTHDDGYMICCDKCSAWQHIDCMGIDRQNIPETYLCERCQPRHLDRERAILLQTRKRECLSDGDTSATESGDEVPLELYSTFQHTPTTITLTTGRLGNKPTDKKRKKSGDRESPASSARAKKAFREGSRKSSRVKGAAPEQEPTEHPSLWENKIKTWMERYEEASSNQYSEDVQVLLRVKEQGDGKSLAYNTHPASFKPPVEVEPCLQSDVQTHPSLKPLSQVQKNKKILKAVRDLAPDSLIIEYRGKFMLRQQFEANGYFFKRPYPFVLFYSKFDGLEMCVDARSFGNEARFIRRSCTPNSEVRHVIEDGMLHLYIYSLRPIAKGTEITIGFDYDYGSCKYKVDCACVKGNQECPVLKHNLEPTENMGSGGRRRGSRKDKETVRDDLGQNQNMGLDCDGKSKSVGDGKQRKLSPLRLSISNNQDPELYEDLEDKTSVSNEVEMESEEQIAERRRKMANPAEQSHLPVGAASSWKGLKHKETREERKMEAILQAFARMEKREKRREQALERIGSVKTEGGCRSDIKEEPPATPEMADSPAVMQPFLEVKEEPGLKPAKVKSSRNRKSFSRNRTHIGQQRRRARTISTCSDLAPGSPTESVEPLSNEAPEGEMPMAPEPEALPAEALDSDSPPHSSSPAPDRNRNGSKNFKTKKHFVSEWVGEKQQDHGGVRTPEPVPERPLRISSDPEVLATQLNALPGMACSPQVYSTPKHYVRFSSPFLANRSPTTPGVPTGRRRSRELPETPPTTGSCKKRWLKQALEEEGSTSPARRPSLLMPSEGPLSPSINGDSDSPLPYNGTCLLPELPTPLKKRRLSPLDACMSEGSTPYGSPCATPTRVDQSEAPATPVLLATPPRPRTEEPSTEASPSTPTQTLNALQESESSVESSPEVSRKPSVQEADRPPSLVSSPTLRAPSSDGLPAEVKVSVPESPQPPAAESVDSGEDRADGVVVVEGSSEASSSAETCASSFPGWIKSPERGPTGPAGLNFSPVNSNLRDLTPSHTLEPLVSPFRPEAAAGAAAGSAAGTGSLVVAQAPFSEAPGQQLFYPCSEEGGALGFSRSLNGDGSGEGGGSSQNPPQKKKVSLLEYRKRQREARRSGSKTECSSPVSTVPPLSVDVFPVALETTSEPPLPPAPTPLCNTNTTTAVKEPQTSEEAEAPGEKGEKEGGEGQWTSSTSVEQARERSYHRALLLSKDKDTDGETEGGDTPALRDCPSPSLQKTPTHAPGSPGPLPQPPSRPAKEEDADSQPRTPNPTSQPTTKPAAPKPAPLTPTKLHPTPLPSSPVHYPGPPLLHSPKPQPQGSPYRSQRALFSAQPQNQPQPQAQTGPAPFSQYTTQSAPPPPPPPPPPAPPVSTAYFPSQSPSPAGQFPGFKAAVTPPYPPGSQTLMQTIPHSVHYQSSAAPPPPPPPPPHPMPGPTLLHLQPPPIQQHQLMLSTAPPPPPPPQVQTPQQQQQQAPPTGGTLLSLTPPPPPPPPPPAPSTQPHHFQNLGAFQPALLHPGAAANPSVPPSTYPPPLQQTGLPPPPPPPPQQTQQGQAQAAASQMPSGTRGAPASSTPFHSSGYLSTGWH is encoded by the exons CAGACCAGAATCGGTGGAGGCCAGCCCTGTGGTGGTGGAGAAGTCCAGCTACCCACACCAGATctacagcagcagctctcacCATTCCCACAGTTACATTGGCCTGCCTTACGCT gACCATAACTATGGGGCGCGGCCCCCACCCACTCCACCGgcctcccctcccccctccatgttgatccGACAAGGAGAGGGGGGGTTGTTTGTTCCAGGGGGCCAGGACGAAGCATCCCGGGGCACCACGCTCAGCACCTCAGAGGATGGCAGCTACGGGGCTGACATCACCCGCTGCATCTGTGGCTTCACCCACGATGACGGTTACATGATCTGCTGTGATAAGTGCAG tgCCTGGCAGCATATAGACTGCATGGGCATCGACAGGCAGAACATTCCTGAGACCTACTTGTGTGAACGCTGCCAACCTCGACACCTGGATAGAGAGAGGGCCATCCTGCTGCAGACCAGGAAACGAGAATGCTTGTCTG ATGGGGACACCAGTGCTACAGAGAGTGGAGACGAGGTGCCGCTAGAGCTCTACTCCACCTTCCAACACACGCCTACCACCATCACCCTCACCACTGGGCGCCTTGGCAATAAACCGACTGACAAAAAACGTAAAAAGAGTGGTGATAGGGAGTCTCCAGCATCCTCGGCCCGAGCTAAGAAG GCCTTCAGAGAGGGGTCCAGAAAATCTTCCAGAGTAAAG GGTGCAGCTCCAGAGCAGGAGCCAACGGAGCACCCGTCTCTGTGGGAGAACAAGATCAAGACGTGGATGGAGCGCTACGAGGAGGCGAGCAGCAATCAGTACAGCGAGGACGTCCAGGTCCTGTTGCGTGTCAAAGAGCAAGGCGACGGCAAGAGCCTGGCGTACAACACGCACCCTGCCTCTTTCAAACCGCCTGTGGAGGTAGAACCCTGTTTACAGTCAGATGTCCAAACTCACCCATCTTTAAAACCTCTT AGTCAAGTTCAGAAGAACAAGAAGATCCTGAAGGCGGTGCGAGACTTGGCCCCAGACTCCCTCATCATTGAGTACCGGGGAAAGTTCATGCTTCGACAGCAGTTTGAGGCCAACGGATACTTCTTCAAGAG GCCATACCcctttgtgttattttattctaaatttGATGGACTGGAGATGTGCGTGGACGCTCGCAGCTTCGGCAACGAGGCACGCTTCATCCGTCGCTCCTGCACCCCGAATTCTGAA GTGCGGCACGTCATTGAGGACGGCATGCTGCATTTATACATCTACTCGTTGAGGCCTATCGCCAAAGGCACAGAGATCACCATTGGTTTTGATTATGACTATGGCAGCTG taAATACAAGGTGGACTGTGCCTGTGTGAAGGGGAACCAGGAGTGCCCGGTGCTCAAGCACAACCTAGAACCCACGGAGAACATGGGCTCCGGAGGCCGGCGCCGAGGGAGTCGCAAGGACAAGGAGACGGTCCGGGACGACCTGGGCCAGAACCAGAACATGGGTCTGGACTGCGACGGGAAGAGCAAGAGCGTCGGTGACGGCAAACAGAGGAAACTGTCTCCTCTCCGCCTCTCCATCTCCAACAACCAG GATCCTGAGTTATATGAGGATCTAGAAGACAAAACCTCCGTTAGCAATGAAGTAGAGATGGAGTCAGAGGAGCAGattgcagagaggaggaggaagatg GCCAACCCAGCGGAGCAGTCCCATCTCCCTGTCGGGGCGGCTTCCAGCTGGAAGGGACTGAAACACAAGGAG ACACgggaagagaggaagatggaGGCCATCCTGCAAGCCTTCGCCCGcatggagaagagagagaaacgtAGAGAGCAGGCCCTGGAGAGAATCGGCAGCGTCAAGACGGAGGGCGGGTGCCGCAGTGACATCAAGGAGGAGCCGCCAGCCACGCCAGAGATGGCAGATTCTCCAGCTGTCATGCAG CCATTTCTGGAGGTGAAAGAGGAGCCAGGACTAAAGCCGGCCAAGGTCAAAAGCTCGAGGAACAGAAAAAGTTTCTCAAGGAACCGCACGCACATTGGCCAGCAGCGCCGGCGAGCTCGCACCATCAGCACTTGTTCTGACTTGGCCCCCGGCTCTCCGACGGAGTCTGTGGAGCCTCTGAGCAACGAAGCCCCAGAAGGAGAGATGCCCATGGCACCAGAGCCGGAGGCCCTCCCCGCCGAAGCACTGGACTCGGACAGCCCGCCGCACAGCAGCTCACCTGCACCCGACAGAAACCGCAACGGCAGCAAGAACTTCAAAACTAAAAAG CACTTTGTGAGTGAGTGGGTGGGAGAGAAGCAGCAGGACCACGGTGGCGTACGAACCCCAGAGCCGGTGCCAGAGAGGCCGCTGAGAATAAGCAGTGACCCTGAAGTACTTGCCACGCAGCTCAACGCCCTACCGGGCATGGCCTGCTCTCCACAGGTCTACAGCACGCCGAAACACTACGTCCGCTTCTCATCGCCATTCCTGGCAAACCGCAGCCCCACCACTCCCGGAGTCCCCACTGGGAGACGGCGTTCCAgagaactgcctgaaacgccgcCAACCACAGGATCCTGCAAGAAG CGATGGTTGAAGCAGGCTCTAGAGGAGGAGGGCTCCACCAGCCCGGCCAGACGACCGAGCCTCCTCATGCCCAGCGAGGGTCCTCTCAGCCCCTCCATTAACGGAGACTCTGACAGCCCTCTACCCTACAACGGCACTTGCTTGCTACCAG AGTTGCCCACACCTTTGAAAAAGCGGCGGTTGAGTCCGTTAGATGCCTGCATGTCCGAGGGCTCGACACCCTACGGCTCCCCTTGTGCCACGCCCACCAGGGTGGACCAATCGGAGGCACCAGCAACCCCCGTCTTACTGGCGACCCCACCGCGTCCCCGAACAGAGGAGCCCAGTACAGAGGCCTCGCCCAGCACCCCAACACAGACACTTAACGCCCTTCAGGAG AGTGAATCTTCAGTGGAAAGCTCCCCAGAGGTCAGCCGGAAACCCAGTGTGCAAGAG GCCGATCGTCCTCCTTCGTTGGTCTCCTCTCCCACTCTCAGGGCTCCCAGTTCAGACGGACTCCCAGCAGAAGTCAAGGTGTCAGTTCCTGAGAGTCCTCAGCCTCCAGCTGCTGAGTCTGTGGACAGTGGAGAGGACCGGGCAGACGGCGTGGTGGTTGTAGAGGGCAGCAGTGAGGCTTCCTCATCTGCAGAAACGTGTGCTTCCTCTTTTCCCGGCTGGATAAAAAGCCCAGAGAGAGGCCCGACTGGACCAGCTGGCCTGAACTTCTCTCCAGTCAACTCAAACTTAAGGGACCTCACCCCCTCTCACACCCTGGAGCCTCTGGTTTCTCCCTTCAGGCCTGAGGCTGCAGCTGGGGCTGCAGCAGGGTCTGCAGCAGGAACGGGGTCTTTGGTTGTTGCTCAGGCCCCCTTCAGTGAAGCCCCGGGGCAGCAGCTCTTCTACCCCTGCTCTGAGGAGGGAGGTGCACTTGGCTTCTCGCGCTCGCTGAACGGGGACGGCTCTGGTGAGGGAGGAGGGTCGTCGCAGAACCCCCCACAGAAGAAAAAG GTTTCCCTGCTAGAATACAGGAAACGACAGCGTGAAGCTCGTCGCAGCGGCTCCAAAACAGAGTGCAGCTCACCCGTTTCCACCGTGCCACCTCTGAGTGTGGACGTCTTCCCTGTAGCGCTGGAGACCACCAGTGAACCTCCTCTACCCCCTGCTCCCACTCCTCTCTgcaacaccaacaccaccaccgcTGTCAAAGAGCCTCAGACCAGTGAGGAAGCCGAGGCGCCTGGAGAGAAAGgggagaaggaaggaggagagggacaATG GACGTCGTCCACGTCTGTAGAGCAGGCCCGAGAACGCAGCTACCACAGAGCTCTGCTGCTCAGCAAAGACAAAGACACGG ATGGCGAGACAGAAGGTGGAGATACACCTGCACTTAGAGATTGCCCATCTCCAAGTCTTCAAAAGACCCCGACCCACGCA cCCGGCTCTCCTGGTCCTCTCCCCCAGCCTCCCAGTCGGCCAGCGAAGGAGGAAGACGCCGACAGTCAGCCTCGGACGCCCAATCCGACCAGCCAGCCGACCACCAAGCCTGCGGCGCCCAAACCGGCTCCTCTGACCCCCACGAAGCTGCACCCCACCCCATTACCCTCCTCTCCGGTCCACTACCCTggaccccccctcctccactccCCCAAGCCTCAGCCTCAGGGCTCTCCCTACCGCAGCCAGAGGGCGCTGTTCTCCGCTCAGCCTCAGAACCAGCCGCAGCCTCAGGCTCAGACTGGTCCGGCTCCTTTCTCCCAGTACACCACCCAGAgtgctccaccaccaccacctcctcctcctccaccagcacCACCGGTCTCCACGGCCTATTTTCCCAGTCAGAGCCCCTCACCTGCTGGACAGTTCCCTGGGTTTAAAGCTGCCGTCACGCCCCCCTACCCTCCTGGTTCTCAGACCCTGATGCAGACTATTCCCCACAGCGTGCACTATCAGAGCTCAGCAGCTccaccgccgccgcctcctccaCCCCCACACCCGATGCCCGGCCCCACCCTGCTGCACCTGCAGCCTCCTCCCATCCAGCAGCACCAGCTCATGCTGAGCAccgcccctcctccacctcctcccccacAGGTCCAGAccccccagcagcagcagcagcaggcgccTCCTACGGGCGGCACGCTGCTGTCGCTcacccctcctccacctcctcccccacctccccccGCCCCCTCGACGCAGCCCCACCACTTTCAGAACTTAGGGGCTTTTCAGCCGGCGTTGCTGCACCCAGGCGCCGCCGCCAACCCTTCAGTGCCCCCGTCGACGTACCCCCCGCCCCTTCAGCAGACCGGACTgcctccacctccccctccacctccccaacAGACTCAACAAGGCCAAGCCCAGGCCGCCGCCTCCCAGATGCCTTCTGGGACTCGTGGCGCTCCAGCGTCCTCGACCCCCTTCCACAGCTCGGGGTACCTGAGCACAGGGTGGCACTGA
- the kmt2e gene encoding inactive histone-lysine N-methyltransferase 2E isoform X2, protein MSIVIPVGVDTADTSYLDMAAGSEPESVEASPVVVEKSSYPHQIYSSSSHHSHSYIGLPYADHNYGARPPPTPPASPPPSMLIRQGEGGLFVPGGQDEASRGTTLSTSEDGSYGADITRCICGFTHDDGYMICCDKCSAWQHIDCMGIDRQNIPETYLCERCQPRHLDRERAILLQTRKRECLSGKQGYTDGYTDGDTSATESGDEVPLELYSTFQHTPTTITLTTGRLGNKPTDKKRKKSGDRESPASSARAKKAFREGSRKSSRVKGAAPEQEPTEHPSLWENKIKTWMERYEEASSNQYSEDVQVLLRVKEQGDGKSLAYNTHPASFKPPVEVEPCLQSDVQTHPSLKPLSQVQKNKKILKAVRDLAPDSLIIEYRGKFMLRQQFEANGYFFKRPYPFVLFYSKFDGLEMCVDARSFGNEARFIRRSCTPNSEVRHVIEDGMLHLYIYSLRPIAKGTEITIGFDYDYGSCKYKVDCACVKGNQECPVLKHNLEPTENMGSGGRRRGSRKDKETVRDDLGQNQNMGLDCDGKSKSVGDGKQRKLSPLRLSISNNQDPELYEDLEDKTSVSNEVEMESEEQIAERRRKMANPAEQSHLPVGAASSWKGLKHKETREERKMEAILQAFARMEKREKRREQALERIGSVKTEGGCRSDIKEEPPATPEMADSPAVMQPFLEVKEEPGLKPAKVKSSRNRKSFSRNRTHIGQQRRRARTISTCSDLAPGSPTESVEPLSNEAPEGEMPMAPEPEALPAEALDSDSPPHSSSPAPDRNRNGSKNFKTKKHFVSEWVGEKQQDHGGVRTPEPVPERPLRISSDPEVLATQLNALPGMACSPQVYSTPKHYVRFSSPFLANRSPTTPGVPTGRRRSRELPETPPTTGSCKKRWLKQALEEEGSTSPARRPSLLMPSEGPLSPSINGDSDSPLPYNGTCLLPELPTPLKKRRLSPLDACMSEGSTPYGSPCATPTRVDQSEAPATPVLLATPPRPRTEEPSTEASPSTPTQTLNALQESESSVESSPEVSRKPSVQEADRPPSLVSSPTLRAPSSDGLPAEVKVSVPESPQPPAAESVDSGEDRADGVVVVEGSSEASSSAETCASSFPGWIKSPERGPTGPAGLNFSPVNSNLRDLTPSHTLEPLVSPFRPEAAAGAAAGSAAGTGSLVVAQAPFSEAPGQQLFYPCSEEGGALGFSRSLNGDGSGEGGGSSQNPPQKKKVSLLEYRKRQREARRSGSKTECSSPVSTVPPLSVDVFPVALETTSEPPLPPAPTPLCNTNTTTAVKEPQTSEEAEAPGEKGEKEGGEGQWTSSTSVEQARERSYHRALLLSKDKDTDGETEGGDTPALRDCPSPSLQKTPTHAPGSPGPLPQPPSRPAKEEDADSQPRTPNPTSQPTTKPAAPKPAPLTPTKLHPTPLPSSPVHYPGPPLLHSPKPQPQGSPYRSQRALFSAQPQNQPQPQAQTGPAPFSQYTTQSAPPPPPPPPPPAPPVSTAYFPSQSPSPAGQFPGFKAAVTPPYPPGSQTLMQTIPHSVHYQSSAAPPPPPPPPPHPMPGPTLLHLQPPPIQQHQLMLSTAPPPPPPPQVQTPQQQQQQAPPTGGTLLSLTPPPPPPPPPPAPSTQPHHFQNLGAFQPALLHPGAAANPSVPPSTYPPPLQQTGLPPPPPPPPQQTQQGQAQAAASQMPSGTRGAPASSTPFHSSGYLSTGWH, encoded by the exons ACCAGAATCGGTGGAGGCCAGCCCTGTGGTGGTGGAGAAGTCCAGCTACCCACACCAGATctacagcagcagctctcacCATTCCCACAGTTACATTGGCCTGCCTTACGCT gACCATAACTATGGGGCGCGGCCCCCACCCACTCCACCGgcctcccctcccccctccatgttgatccGACAAGGAGAGGGGGGGTTGTTTGTTCCAGGGGGCCAGGACGAAGCATCCCGGGGCACCACGCTCAGCACCTCAGAGGATGGCAGCTACGGGGCTGACATCACCCGCTGCATCTGTGGCTTCACCCACGATGACGGTTACATGATCTGCTGTGATAAGTGCAG tgCCTGGCAGCATATAGACTGCATGGGCATCGACAGGCAGAACATTCCTGAGACCTACTTGTGTGAACGCTGCCAACCTCGACACCTGGATAGAGAGAGGGCCATCCTGCTGCAGACCAGGAAACGAGAATGCTTGTCTGGTAAGCAAGGCTACACCGATGGATATACAG ATGGGGACACCAGTGCTACAGAGAGTGGAGACGAGGTGCCGCTAGAGCTCTACTCCACCTTCCAACACACGCCTACCACCATCACCCTCACCACTGGGCGCCTTGGCAATAAACCGACTGACAAAAAACGTAAAAAGAGTGGTGATAGGGAGTCTCCAGCATCCTCGGCCCGAGCTAAGAAG GCCTTCAGAGAGGGGTCCAGAAAATCTTCCAGAGTAAAG GGTGCAGCTCCAGAGCAGGAGCCAACGGAGCACCCGTCTCTGTGGGAGAACAAGATCAAGACGTGGATGGAGCGCTACGAGGAGGCGAGCAGCAATCAGTACAGCGAGGACGTCCAGGTCCTGTTGCGTGTCAAAGAGCAAGGCGACGGCAAGAGCCTGGCGTACAACACGCACCCTGCCTCTTTCAAACCGCCTGTGGAGGTAGAACCCTGTTTACAGTCAGATGTCCAAACTCACCCATCTTTAAAACCTCTT AGTCAAGTTCAGAAGAACAAGAAGATCCTGAAGGCGGTGCGAGACTTGGCCCCAGACTCCCTCATCATTGAGTACCGGGGAAAGTTCATGCTTCGACAGCAGTTTGAGGCCAACGGATACTTCTTCAAGAG GCCATACCcctttgtgttattttattctaaatttGATGGACTGGAGATGTGCGTGGACGCTCGCAGCTTCGGCAACGAGGCACGCTTCATCCGTCGCTCCTGCACCCCGAATTCTGAA GTGCGGCACGTCATTGAGGACGGCATGCTGCATTTATACATCTACTCGTTGAGGCCTATCGCCAAAGGCACAGAGATCACCATTGGTTTTGATTATGACTATGGCAGCTG taAATACAAGGTGGACTGTGCCTGTGTGAAGGGGAACCAGGAGTGCCCGGTGCTCAAGCACAACCTAGAACCCACGGAGAACATGGGCTCCGGAGGCCGGCGCCGAGGGAGTCGCAAGGACAAGGAGACGGTCCGGGACGACCTGGGCCAGAACCAGAACATGGGTCTGGACTGCGACGGGAAGAGCAAGAGCGTCGGTGACGGCAAACAGAGGAAACTGTCTCCTCTCCGCCTCTCCATCTCCAACAACCAG GATCCTGAGTTATATGAGGATCTAGAAGACAAAACCTCCGTTAGCAATGAAGTAGAGATGGAGTCAGAGGAGCAGattgcagagaggaggaggaagatg GCCAACCCAGCGGAGCAGTCCCATCTCCCTGTCGGGGCGGCTTCCAGCTGGAAGGGACTGAAACACAAGGAG ACACgggaagagaggaagatggaGGCCATCCTGCAAGCCTTCGCCCGcatggagaagagagagaaacgtAGAGAGCAGGCCCTGGAGAGAATCGGCAGCGTCAAGACGGAGGGCGGGTGCCGCAGTGACATCAAGGAGGAGCCGCCAGCCACGCCAGAGATGGCAGATTCTCCAGCTGTCATGCAG CCATTTCTGGAGGTGAAAGAGGAGCCAGGACTAAAGCCGGCCAAGGTCAAAAGCTCGAGGAACAGAAAAAGTTTCTCAAGGAACCGCACGCACATTGGCCAGCAGCGCCGGCGAGCTCGCACCATCAGCACTTGTTCTGACTTGGCCCCCGGCTCTCCGACGGAGTCTGTGGAGCCTCTGAGCAACGAAGCCCCAGAAGGAGAGATGCCCATGGCACCAGAGCCGGAGGCCCTCCCCGCCGAAGCACTGGACTCGGACAGCCCGCCGCACAGCAGCTCACCTGCACCCGACAGAAACCGCAACGGCAGCAAGAACTTCAAAACTAAAAAG CACTTTGTGAGTGAGTGGGTGGGAGAGAAGCAGCAGGACCACGGTGGCGTACGAACCCCAGAGCCGGTGCCAGAGAGGCCGCTGAGAATAAGCAGTGACCCTGAAGTACTTGCCACGCAGCTCAACGCCCTACCGGGCATGGCCTGCTCTCCACAGGTCTACAGCACGCCGAAACACTACGTCCGCTTCTCATCGCCATTCCTGGCAAACCGCAGCCCCACCACTCCCGGAGTCCCCACTGGGAGACGGCGTTCCAgagaactgcctgaaacgccgcCAACCACAGGATCCTGCAAGAAG CGATGGTTGAAGCAGGCTCTAGAGGAGGAGGGCTCCACCAGCCCGGCCAGACGACCGAGCCTCCTCATGCCCAGCGAGGGTCCTCTCAGCCCCTCCATTAACGGAGACTCTGACAGCCCTCTACCCTACAACGGCACTTGCTTGCTACCAG AGTTGCCCACACCTTTGAAAAAGCGGCGGTTGAGTCCGTTAGATGCCTGCATGTCCGAGGGCTCGACACCCTACGGCTCCCCTTGTGCCACGCCCACCAGGGTGGACCAATCGGAGGCACCAGCAACCCCCGTCTTACTGGCGACCCCACCGCGTCCCCGAACAGAGGAGCCCAGTACAGAGGCCTCGCCCAGCACCCCAACACAGACACTTAACGCCCTTCAGGAG AGTGAATCTTCAGTGGAAAGCTCCCCAGAGGTCAGCCGGAAACCCAGTGTGCAAGAG GCCGATCGTCCTCCTTCGTTGGTCTCCTCTCCCACTCTCAGGGCTCCCAGTTCAGACGGACTCCCAGCAGAAGTCAAGGTGTCAGTTCCTGAGAGTCCTCAGCCTCCAGCTGCTGAGTCTGTGGACAGTGGAGAGGACCGGGCAGACGGCGTGGTGGTTGTAGAGGGCAGCAGTGAGGCTTCCTCATCTGCAGAAACGTGTGCTTCCTCTTTTCCCGGCTGGATAAAAAGCCCAGAGAGAGGCCCGACTGGACCAGCTGGCCTGAACTTCTCTCCAGTCAACTCAAACTTAAGGGACCTCACCCCCTCTCACACCCTGGAGCCTCTGGTTTCTCCCTTCAGGCCTGAGGCTGCAGCTGGGGCTGCAGCAGGGTCTGCAGCAGGAACGGGGTCTTTGGTTGTTGCTCAGGCCCCCTTCAGTGAAGCCCCGGGGCAGCAGCTCTTCTACCCCTGCTCTGAGGAGGGAGGTGCACTTGGCTTCTCGCGCTCGCTGAACGGGGACGGCTCTGGTGAGGGAGGAGGGTCGTCGCAGAACCCCCCACAGAAGAAAAAG GTTTCCCTGCTAGAATACAGGAAACGACAGCGTGAAGCTCGTCGCAGCGGCTCCAAAACAGAGTGCAGCTCACCCGTTTCCACCGTGCCACCTCTGAGTGTGGACGTCTTCCCTGTAGCGCTGGAGACCACCAGTGAACCTCCTCTACCCCCTGCTCCCACTCCTCTCTgcaacaccaacaccaccaccgcTGTCAAAGAGCCTCAGACCAGTGAGGAAGCCGAGGCGCCTGGAGAGAAAGgggagaaggaaggaggagagggacaATG GACGTCGTCCACGTCTGTAGAGCAGGCCCGAGAACGCAGCTACCACAGAGCTCTGCTGCTCAGCAAAGACAAAGACACGG ATGGCGAGACAGAAGGTGGAGATACACCTGCACTTAGAGATTGCCCATCTCCAAGTCTTCAAAAGACCCCGACCCACGCA cCCGGCTCTCCTGGTCCTCTCCCCCAGCCTCCCAGTCGGCCAGCGAAGGAGGAAGACGCCGACAGTCAGCCTCGGACGCCCAATCCGACCAGCCAGCCGACCACCAAGCCTGCGGCGCCCAAACCGGCTCCTCTGACCCCCACGAAGCTGCACCCCACCCCATTACCCTCCTCTCCGGTCCACTACCCTggaccccccctcctccactccCCCAAGCCTCAGCCTCAGGGCTCTCCCTACCGCAGCCAGAGGGCGCTGTTCTCCGCTCAGCCTCAGAACCAGCCGCAGCCTCAGGCTCAGACTGGTCCGGCTCCTTTCTCCCAGTACACCACCCAGAgtgctccaccaccaccacctcctcctcctccaccagcacCACCGGTCTCCACGGCCTATTTTCCCAGTCAGAGCCCCTCACCTGCTGGACAGTTCCCTGGGTTTAAAGCTGCCGTCACGCCCCCCTACCCTCCTGGTTCTCAGACCCTGATGCAGACTATTCCCCACAGCGTGCACTATCAGAGCTCAGCAGCTccaccgccgccgcctcctccaCCCCCACACCCGATGCCCGGCCCCACCCTGCTGCACCTGCAGCCTCCTCCCATCCAGCAGCACCAGCTCATGCTGAGCAccgcccctcctccacctcctcccccacAGGTCCAGAccccccagcagcagcagcagcaggcgccTCCTACGGGCGGCACGCTGCTGTCGCTcacccctcctccacctcctcccccacctccccccGCCCCCTCGACGCAGCCCCACCACTTTCAGAACTTAGGGGCTTTTCAGCCGGCGTTGCTGCACCCAGGCGCCGCCGCCAACCCTTCAGTGCCCCCGTCGACGTACCCCCCGCCCCTTCAGCAGACCGGACTgcctccacctccccctccacctccccaacAGACTCAACAAGGCCAAGCCCAGGCCGCCGCCTCCCAGATGCCTTCTGGGACTCGTGGCGCTCCAGCGTCCTCGACCCCCTTCCACAGCTCGGGGTACCTGAGCACAGGGTGGCACTGA